The following is a genomic window from Ictalurus furcatus strain D&B chromosome 14, Billie_1.0, whole genome shotgun sequence.
TTGGTTCTGGTCATCAGGCCACAGCCACcaccctgaaaacacacacacacacacacacacacacacacacacacacacagtatttcagaaactgctgctctcctgggactctcacacagcagtctctagagtttacacagaatggtgtgaaaataGAAAACATTGCATGGGCGACAGGTCTGTGGGTGAGAGATCAGAAGAAAATGTCCAGGTGAATGTTTTTGGGtgtgtctgtgcccatgatagcctcagcttcctgacaggaatggaacctgatgtggtctcctgctgttgtagctcatcctcCTCAAGGCCGCTGTGTTgaggtgtttttctgctcacagcggttataaagagtgattataggAGTTCATATATCTTTCCtttcagctcagaccagtctgatcattctcctctgatctctcttatcCACAGAGTTTCAGCCGGTAGACCCCCCACGCACagatgtttttagtttttcgcactgttctgtgtaaactctagagactggcGTGTGTgagaatcccaggagatcagtttcagtttctgaaatactcaacccaGCCCTGGGGATGAAAGCTGGTTTATCGCCATTTTGTGCTTTCTGCTCTGTAAActtggagttttgtgggcgtcaccaAACACAAATCTGCTGTGGTGAGCATGTGTACCTTCTAACAGCTGTAATAAACAGTCGaggtgttgttattgttgtgtgtgtgtgtgtgtgtgtgtgtgtgtgtgtgtaccttcttGTACACAAGGTCTATAGGACAGCCAGAGTTGATGTCCACAAAGTCAACGTCGATGTTGTGGTTGAGGAGTTCAGCACAGCGGGTCATGGAGTCGGGGAAACATCCTTCCAGCTGAAACCCACAAAATCACCATGGCAACCGCTCTCGTCGCTATggttgttttgtatttgtatatgtgAATACTAATATAGATGCACTCTCAGGTCACATGACTGAACTTTACACTGAAATTCTCTGgccttattgtgtgtgtgtgtgtgtgtgtgtgtgtgtgtgtgtgtatacctgcaCTCCAAACACATCCTCAGTGTGGTGTCTCTTGAGCAGAGCCCACTCAGACGTCTGACCCTGAAGCAGGTTGGTGCACATGGCCATCTCTCCACACGTTATATCAGCTCCAAAACGCTTACACACACGCCGGAATGGCAGGTtcccacactgtacacacacacacacttatcagaTACAGAGCAGGGACACTCTGTCCATAATAAACACAAACTTCTTGCATTTGTCTATATAatggagcatgtgagcgtgcacacgcacacacacacgcacacacacacacacacaagtaactCACCGTTGTTAATGGAGCCAGGTAAAGCTTGTCTCTGAAATCTACCTGtgtgaaaggaaatgaaagcatATTATTTTGGGACGGAGTGTGAATCAGGATTGTTCACTTCCCCTGGACTCTTAAGATGATGGAGCACAGTGCTCACTGCTCTACCTGCTTCTTCTCACATGGGCGcagtttgatgatgtcatcatctGTTAATGGCCCAATGGTCTTCACAGGAGGTGGCTTCGTCTGACTCTCCTATAAATCAGACCAGAAAAataagtgaaggaggcgtggcctccatGTGTCAGTCACAAtaatggaggcgtggcctccgtATGTCAGTCACTTTAAAGGCAGTGTGGCCTCCAGGTGTCAGTCACaataaaggaggcatggcctccgCCAGTCAGTCACAacaaaggaggcgtggcctctgacTTTTATACCTCAGTTTTGAACTCAGCAGCAGGACCTTCCTGTCTGGTCTCACTCTGGctcacttcctcttcctgtctcaACTCATTTGGTGTGTTTTCAGACTTGGACGACTTCCCGTCTTGTTTTTTCCCCGCGCTGATGCTCTTGAGGAAGTTCTCCGAGCTTTTGAAGGACACTTGTTTCTTTCTGAGACGTCTCTGGAGCTCTTTATCCAGACTGTTCCGCACAGTTTCTGTTCTATCGAGGCTTTTACGGAGCTCCTCGTTCACCAGGTTTTTGTAATCTGGGCCTGTGTGAGCTTTAGCAAACCTGCAGGTGACTCCATATggacatctacacacacacacacagtaatcaGTTATATTTCTGTATAGTATTTATGTATATACTGTTATCATGGACATGTTCTGTTTGTTGATGAAATgtcagtgatgtgatgtgttAATGTCGCACCTGCCGAAGGTGTCGTAAAGGTAACAGGTGTCTCCCAGATCCTCCGGCTTGGTGGACATGTAATCAGCCACGTCATGGATGAACTTACACTTCTCACCATAGAAACACTTCCTCTCAGACTCCTgcgagaaaaaaacaacaccacaattACGTCAAACTCAATtcaacaaacatttatttttcaccaaTTTCAGGATATTTTACAATACACTTATCCTTGAGgctaatattttatgtttttattaataataatcccGATTAAAATCCATCCCTGACATTATTAGGAGCTTATTTATAATATAGTAAATACTAAGAATAGTAAtagttttctttattattatatattttttattaataataacaataaaaaagtatttaatatttgcttgcatttatttactatttaaacTTAAATAAACATGGATAAAAATATACCGAACTGGTGACTGTGCCAccaggtgtgggtgtgtgtgtgtgtgtgtgtgtgtgtgtgtgtgtgtgtgtataaacaccTGAATGAGTGAGGGGCAGAGTCTTCGATCCTCATAGCTGTGAGGTTTCAGGTGAGGTCTCGACTTGTTCTGGCCTCTCCGTTTCTTCTTGTCCTTCGTCTGTTCATCACCGTCCACTTTCCGCTTCTTCGTCTCCGGTTCTCTGCTCTGTTCCTCTGCTCCATCTATGGGAACTTCAGCTGATGCTTTCTCATCTTCAGCTTTCTCGCTCTTGAATCCAGTGGCCAGGAACTCATAAAACTTCTCTTTGTTTGTGATGTACCTGCATGTGTAGAATGTCAGAGTAAAACTGATCATTGATGGAAAACATTGTATTATGCCAAGTGCACGTTGACCAATTGATGGGTTTTGCCGATTAATCAGCACCGATAACTGATCACTGGAACTATGGGATATCAGCAAAAATCCACCCTCATAGTTTGTTCTGGGTTGCGAAGGGTCTGCTGTCATTTTACGgtacaagagcggcctctagaggcgaaattaAAACTATCACTGGCTAATTTTGTTGGGCtatctgaagtgtttttgaGAAATTTTGGACTTCTCtacttttatttgatatttggagcgttactttttggttcagtttggctgtatcttttatttactttaatatttattaatagctaATATATATTACTAATTATTTCGTTTAAAAAGTACAGGACATTTTCATCATACAGTCAGTGTTGCTTATTTctgtaataaagcagaaataTTTTACTCTGAGTGTTATGTCTTCATGCAATATCAATTTTAATAACCATCAATAGATTAATCGGTTTTCAGCAGGTAGGTACCGCCCGACTTAATCATCGGTAAAATCTACTATCCGTCCACCTCTAATgccaagtaaggaataaaacacttgggaggtgccattataggaaaataatcaacaccaggCTTGTGTAATGCGGGCCGCAGACACGAAGCAGTGTTACTGTTATCTCcctggagttgattattttccaataacatcacatcccaagtgttttattcctcttacaccacaggaACTTGCAAAGGATTACAATGttttacttattttaaaaaaatgacacattatACAGTTCATAAATAGTTATAGTATTGCAAAATGTCTGCAaaagaagttagttcctgttgtcacttacattatagcagctataaacactcattccctcaccagccctctctttatttatatttaatttaataagagaaaacaaataaaatgcagaaaaagagaaactcctctatcctgaagacgTCAGAAAATCTCACGTTACAGCtatacctctgactgttactatagaaacaataacgtattagaacgagagcGTTAATATAaggctgtgatgtgcagctgcactactgttatagaaaactaatcaacaccttctgaccaatcacaatccagaatgtGATGAACTTACTGTGTCTTCAGAGCTGCTTCTCCTCTGTCTGTGGTCTGAATTGTGCTGCCCTCTGCACTGTTCACATCACCACCCTCCATCCTATaactacaactacaactccaccatcacctccaccacctccacaaacacaatcatcacaatcatcatcatcctcatcatcctcctcctcctcctcctcctcctcctcatcatcatcatcatcatcatcagcagcagcgtAAAGAGTCTGAGCAATGTTATTAAACAAGTTCATTCAATAATCTGGGTGATAAACTCACAGCTACTTatacattaagaaaaaaaaactattatttagtaaaaatatacatacatacttacatacatacatacacacacacacacatatatatatatatatatatatatatatatatatatatatataagctataTGGCCTGgccaataaacaataaacacaccgTTTAATAAAAGCTCCGTTAATAAACTTAGCTGCTGTTTTACTCCAGAATTTGAGCTTGGATTAACATTAAGACCCTAGCATATATAtgcagtcatttatttttttatatatataattacaacgACACAGTTGACTGGAAACTCACCCACATAAACGTGACAGGGTAGCGGTGTTACACTGAAATGTGTCCGGGCGCAGCACCAAGCGCCCGCATTTTAGTTCCGACCCGCATCTCAACGCTAttaaacatatatatgtatatatcacaTGTAATtgtgattatttatatatatatatatatatatatatatatatatatatatatatatatatatatatatatatatatatgaaaagagTTTCACACATTTGCATAGtttacatcaacacacacagtacaaatTCATACACATTAGTTCATGAAAAATCCAACTATAAAATAATAGAGTCCCACACACTTTGGTCTTTGAACAAAAATTTGctagatttttttcctttccagtTCTGTTCTAATACTTTTAAAAACTACATCACTTGATACAAATTGTTGGTCAATAGTCATTCTACATCATGTTTTCCACAGTTttgattttgatatatatatatataattataatatatatatatatatatatatatatatatatatatatatatatatatatatatatataagacgtCATGCTCACTTTTGGAcactttttctttaaaattacaataaaaaaccGAAACCATGTTAATTTCTATCATTAAACCTATCGGAATCTAAACGGAAATGTTAAattgtttcttctgttttttgccatttccgGGCCTCGTACTGTAACGAAATGctagagatttcatcagatcAACATCATATCCGGTCAGtctttttaaaactgataaaTTGCGAGTTATAACTCAGACATACAATGTCCAATCagctccaaacttcacatattttATACGAATCCtgccctgaagacatctacataccaatattcattcatcattataccgccacctgctggcaacaggaaaaGTTATGTTTTACACTAATGTATTCCTAGCAAcctaaaaacatgccagcaaactctaaacatgctagcaacatgttagaacatgctagcaacacttagctaagtgctaaagcatgctattattgctattaaacAGGAACTTATAACTCagacatacaatgttcaatctgcaccaaacttcatATGTTTTATACTAAttctggcctgaagacatctacatgccaatattcagttatagtcatagcgccacctgctgctAACAGGatattacatgttttacattgtaATACACTCATAACAACATATAAGTGCTAAAAAGTGCTTAACAATGGAATGGCAAtcccctggcagagcagacCCAAACCCAGGCGTGAGGGACCGTTCATCACTGCtagcagctttaattattattaacattcaaCAGCCCAAAAagcaaaatgaatataaatatgactaaatgtaggtgtgtgtgtgtgtgtgtgtgtgtgtgtgtgtgtatatatatgtgtatgtgtatatatatatatatatatatatatatatatatatatatatatatatatatatatatatatatatatatataaagcaaggGGGAAAATCCACCTGaggaaaagtttttatttattatttatttgaatgtaaTATCATCAGGTACAATACAAGCACATATCTTTAAACTAGGAGGATATAGAGTTCATACCAAAAATTGTAAACAAATTACAGGTCATAGTTTTAATTGcaaccatcaatgctgaaatgtatatacaggttttagagcaacatacgcTTCTATCCAGATTCCCATCCATTCCgttccatctttacttctgagggACTTTGCCTGTCCTGATGCCAATTAatctaattagttgcaaaatgttcttccagctgtttctttttagtaacacttaattatccagccttttgttgcccctgtcccaacttttttgagacgtgtcgcggccatcaaattcaaaattaccttgttttcttaaaaatggtacatttcctcagtttaaacatttgatatgttttctatgttctattgtgaataacatctggggttatgagatttgcaaatcaacGCAAtcggtttttatttacattttacacagcgtcccaacttttttggaattggggttgtacaaactttatatttatagatttttttatttactttaaaatttaGCAATTATTACCATAATGTGTCATATATATGTTTCTATGGTatgttttataaaaacattgtgtatatacatatatatatatatatatacatatatatatatatatatatatatatatatatatatatatatatacacacacacacacacacacacacacacacactgttttcatATGGGTATCATACTGTACTTTTTGCATTGCTCACAAATCACATTACTGCTTCAAAGCTTTTCTTATATGTCCACATTGATCATACCGTACAGCtgcaatatgtatatagtattgtatatatacaataaataaataatgtatatagaATTTGCACTTATgtctataaatatttatacatcctgtatattctttatatatccctgtattgctctccttactatctcttttaactcttctttcttttctttttgtctttttttggctgctgctgtgacaccctaatttctccatctggggattaataaagtattatcttatcttatgtgtgtgcgtgcacgcgtGTATGATTAAGAATTTTTAGGACACCaaggaatgtttttttatttgaaaaaatttgacaaaaaatgatattaaataaTACAATCCTGATGGattaaataaagtaacataCATTACACAAAATTATCATTCCAAACAGATGCACATAAACCTATATTCAGCCATAAAGTTATCCAGTATGATTACAGAGAAgcgaatataattaaaaatatatatgtaaatctCAAATGGAAAAGCTTGATCATAAATCTCGTAGCATCACTGTCCAAGTCATCAGGACactgttgcttagcaacagcaAGAGAAACAAGTATGCAAAGCA
Proteins encoded in this region:
- the dus3l gene encoding tRNA-dihydrouridine(47) synthase [NAD(P)(+)]-like, with the protein product MEGGDVNSAEGSTIQTTDRGEAALKTQYITNKEKFYEFLATGFKSEKAEDEKASAEVPIDGAEEQSREPETKKRKVDGDEQTKDKKKRRGQNKSRPHLKPHSYEDRRLCPSLIQESERKCFYGEKCKFIHDVADYMSTKPEDLGDTCYLYDTFGRCPYGVTCRFAKAHTGPDYKNLVNEELRKSLDRTETVRNSLDKELQRRLRKKQVSFKSSENFLKSISAGKKQDGKSSKSENTPNELRQEEEVSQSETRQEGPAAEFKTEESQTKPPPVKTIGPLTDDDIIKLRPCEKKQVDFRDKLYLAPLTTCGNLPFRRVCKRFGADITCGEMAMCTNLLQGQTSEWALLKRHHTEDVFGVQLEGCFPDSMTRCAELLNHNIDVDFVDINSGCPIDLVYKKGGGCGLMTRTNKFEQIVRGMNSVLDVPLTVKIRTGVQQNCNIAHKLIPELKKWGVSMITLHGRSREQRYTKLADWSYIDTCSKLAAPVPLFGNGDVLSYEDAMRARETGVSGIMVARGALIKPWLFTEIKEQRQWDISSSERLQILQDFTHFGLEHWGSDTQGVEKTRNFLLEWLSFTCRYIPVGLLERVQKINERPPYYLGRDYLETLMASQHVDDWIRISEMLLGPVPKNFSFLPKHKANAYK